CCCGAGTCACCTGCCATTCCCCGCCATTCCGACCTCCCCACCCTGACCCCACCCGGATCCTCCGTcagcccctgccctgctcagCCTCTGCCTTGCCTGCAGCCTGCCAGTGCAGCCCCGAGGGCTCGCTCAGCAGCCTGTGCGAAGGGGTCAGCGGGCAGTGCCCCTGCCGAGCCGGTGCCTTTGGGCTCCGCTGCGACCGCTGCCAGCGTGGCCAGTGGGGATTCCCCAGCTGCCGGCCTTGTGTCTGCAACGGCCACGCAGACGAATGTGACAGCCACACGGGCGCTTGCCTGGGCTGCCGTGACCACACAGGGGGTGAGCGCTGTGAAAGGTGAGCCCTGGGCAGCTCTGAGTGGGCTGGTAGGGGGGCCGGCTACTCAGGGATGACATGTCTCTTCCTGCCCCTCAACGCAGGTGCATTGCTGGCTTCCACGGGGACCCTCGGCTGCCATATGGGGGCCAGTGCCGGCCCTGTCCCTGCCCTGAAGGCCCTGGGAGCCGGCGGCACTTTGCTACTTCCTGCCATCGGGATGGGTACTCCCAGCAGATCATGTGCCACTGCAGGGCAGGCTACACGGGTGAGTGGGTAAGGTACAGGCGTGGGCTGAGGGTGAGGCAGCTGGGCCGAACACTCATACCTTCCACCTGACTGTGGGCAGGGCTGCGGTGCGAAGCTTGTGCCCCTGGGCACTTTGGGGACCCATCAAGGCCAGGTGGCCAGTGCCAACCGTGTGAATGCAGTGGAAACATTGATCCCACGGACCCTGATGCCTGTGATCCCCATACGGGGCAATGCCTGCGCTGCTTACACCACACAGAGGGGCCACACTGTGCCCACTGCAAGCCCGGCTTCCATGGGCAGGCTGTCCGACAAAGCTGTCACCGTGAGTGTGAGATGGGAGGGGATGGCTGGGGTGAGTGTCCATTGCTTGGGCTCCCCTTGACTAGTATGCTCATCCTGTCTGGCACAGGCTGCACCTGCAACGTACTAGGCACAGATCCCCAGCAGTGCCCATCCTCTGACCAATGCAACTGTGACCCAAGCAGTGGGCAGTGCCCATGCCTCCCAAATGTCCAGGGCCTTAGCTGTGACCGTTGTGCCCCCAACTTCTGGAATCTTACCAGTGGCCGTGGTTGCCAGCCGTGTGCCTGCCATCCACATCGAGCCAGAGGACCCACCTGCAACGAGGTATGGGACCTTCCTATAGATCCCTGGGTAGATGGGACCGGGACCAGCTGACTTCCTCCAGCTCAAGGGCTCAGCCTATGATTGAAGCTCTGGTCTCTGCTTTATTCCCACTACAGTTCACAGGGCAGTGCCACTGCCATGCCGGATTTGGTGGGCAGACCTGTGCTGAGTGCCAGGAGCTTCACTGGGGAGACCCTGGGTTGCAGTGCCGTGGTGAGCAAGCCCGGGGGgccagggtgggtgggggacTTCCCAGGATGCCCCACTAATACCTAACTCTGCGGTCTGCACTTTCTTGCAGCCTGTGATTGCGACCCTCGTGGGATAGACACACCTCAGTGTCATCGCTCCACAGGCCACTGCAGCTGCCGCCCAGGCGTATCTGGAGTACGCTGTGACCAGTGTGCCCGTGGCTTCACTGGTGTCTTTCCTGCCTGCCACCCCTGCCATGCATGCTTCGGTGACTGGGACCGAGTGGTGCAGGACTTGGCTGCCCGTACACggcgcctggagcagagggtgCAGGAGCTGCAGCAGACGGGCGTGCTGGGTGCCTTTGAGAGTAGCTTCTGGCGCATACAGGAGAAGCTGGGCACTGTGCAGGGGATTGTGCGTGCCCGTAACACCTCAGCTGCCTCCACTGCACAGCTTGTGGAGGCCACAGAGGAGCTGCGGTGCGGATGGGCCTCAGATATGTGGTGGGAAGGGGCAGTGGCCCAGCGGACTGGGGCTAAAGTCACTACAAatacctccctcccctctgacacaGGCGTCAGATTGGGGAGGCCACTGAGCGTCTGACCCAGCTGGAGGCAGAGCTGACCGCTGTGCAGGATGAGAACTTTAATGCCAACCATGCACTAAGCAGCTTGGAGAGAGACGGGCTTGCACTTAATCTCACACTGCGGCAGCTTGACCAGCATCTGGACCTCCTGAAGCATTCCAACTTCCTGGGTAAGTTGGTGGCCAACTATGCAGGTTGGCCAACTATGCAGGGCCAGGGTCGATCTTCTACTGACTGCCCGTCTCTGCCCAACTTAGGTGCCTATGACAGCATCCGCCACGCGCATGGCCTGTCTGCAGAGGCAGAACGTCGTGCCAATACATCAGCCCTGACAGTGCCCAGCCCTGTGAGCAACTCAGCTAACACTCGGCACCGGACAGAGGTGCTGATGGGTGCCCAGAAGGAGGACTTTCACCGCAAGCACATGGCCAACCAGCAGGCACTGGGAGAGCTCTCCACCCTAGCTCACAGCCTGAGCCTGACAGGCATAAATGAACTGGTGAGTCATAAACATGAGGTGGGACATGTGGGGACAGCTGCTCCTTCCACAGGGCCCTGACTTGTTCTGTGCCTGGCAGGTGTGTGGGGCCCCAGGGGACGCACCCTGCGCTACAAGCCCCTGTGGAGGTGCTGGCTGTCGGGACGAGGATGGGCAGCCCCGCTGCGGAGGCCTCAGCTGCAGTGGGGCAGTAGCCATGGCAGACCTGGCGCTGGGTCGAGCCCGGCACACACAGACAGAACTGCAGCGGGCACTGGCAGAAGGTGGTGGCATCCTCAGCCAGGTGGCAGAGACTCGTCGGCAGGCAGGCGAGGCACAACAGCGAGCCCAGGAGGCCCTGGACAAAGCTAATGCTTCCAGGGGACAGGTGGAGCAGGCCAACCAGGAACTGCGGGAACTCATCCAGAGTGTGAAGGACTTCCTGAGCCGTGAGCCTCCCATGTGGCCCAGGCCATGTGGTTGTTTCCCTTGTCTGTGTCCCTGGGTTCATACTTGTGTCAGGTCCTGTATTGGACCTCTGCTTATGACCCATGTCTGGCCCCTGAGCCCTTGCCCATTTGTGGTCTTCTAGTCCATGACCCTGAGTCTGTGCCCCACATATAGTTCCTGTCCTTATGGTTACATCCTTATGCTTATTAGCCAACCCACATTCCATGAGCAGTCCCTGAGTCCATATCCCAAGATTGTGTCCACATACTGATGCTGGGAATGTGTCTCTAATCCCTTGACTGTGTTCTCATAGAGGAAGGGGCTGATCCCGATAGCATTGAGGTGGTGGCCACAAGGGTGCTACAGCTCTCCATCCCAGCATCACCTGAGCAGATCCAGCACCTGGCTAGCGAGATTGCAGAGCGAGTCCGGAGCCTGGCAGATGTGGACACAATCCTAGCACGCACTGTGGGAGATGTGCATCGGGCAGAACGGCTACTACAAGATGCACAGCGGGCACGGTCTGACCCCAACCCTGACCCTCATCCTTGGCACTTAGTCCTGATACTTGCAGGCCatgattctctctctttcccaggaGCCGGGCTGAAGGTGAGAAACAGAAGGCAGAGACAGTACAGGCGGCGCTGGAGGAAGCCCAGCGGGCACAGGGTGCTGCTCATGGTGCTATCCAGGGGGCAGCGGTTGACACACGTGACACAGAACAGACCCTGCACCAGGTGTGGTCTCTGGAATATCAATGGGACAAGGTTATGGGCATGCTTCATTGGCCCGTTTAACCCTGGGCCCACCCATGGCAGGTGCAGGAGAGGATGACAGGTGCAGAGCAAGCACTGAGCTCTGCGGGCGAGCGGGCTCAGCAACTGGATGGTCTCCTGGAGGCTCTGAAATTGAAACGAGCAGGAAATAGCCTGGCAGCCTCTAGTGCTGAAGAAACAGCAAGCAATGCCCAGGGTCGTGCCAGGGAGGCTGAGAAGGTAGACTGAGGCAGAACCAACTAAAGGGGGTGATAGTCGGGGCTGGGTCTCCACTGGGCCACAGTGACCCTGCCCTCTATATTCCCAGATACTGGAGGGCCCACTAGGCGACCAATATCAAACAGTGAAGGCCCTGGCTGAGCGCAAGACCCAAGGTGTTTTGGCCGCGCAGGCGCGGGCAGAGCAACTGCGGGATGAGGCTCGGGGCTTGTTACAGGCGGCTCAGGACAAGCTGCAGCGGCTGCAAGGTAAGGGTGGGGTCCGGTGGACACCAGAGATGTGGGCTTCGGGAATAGAATCCTTGAGCTGAGACCTGCCTCTCTTAGAGCTGGAGGGCACCTATGAGCAGAACGAGCGAGCATTGGAAGGTAAAGCGGCCCAGCTGGATGGGCTGGAGGCCAGGATGCGCAGCGTACTTCAAGACATCAACTTGCAGGTCCAGATCTACAACACCTGCCAGTGACCCCTGCCCGAGCCCACCCCCGTCTCCAGCCCCATCCCGCACGAGTTACTGCCTATGCACGGAACGGTTCCCAACCGGGCAAGGCCCCAATAAACCGGCGTGAATCCCTACTTTGTTGTCTGGACTCTGATTTGTGGAGGGCGGGGTCTCTGGGCGGAACGTCAAGGCTGACACCAGCAGGGCACCGGAGCCCCGCCTCCTCATTTTGGGCCGCCCCGGAGCTGCCTGTCGCCGCGTGCCCGCCGGAAGTGCGTCATCGCCTCGGCTTTCAGCCACCTGGGGTCGTAACTAGAAGTAGAAACAAAACAAGCAGCCGAGGCGGTAGCGGGGGCGCCGGGACGGGGGAGGGGCGCGCCGGAACCGGAACCGACCTGACGCCGGAACCGGAACCGAGAGCGAGTTGCCAGGGCCCGAAGAGGCCTGGCGGCGACGGTCTCGCTCGGTGAGTGGGGCGGGCAGCTACTCGCCTGTTTGGCCGGGGCGGAGAGGCCGGGAAGCGGCCCAGGCGGCCTGTCCAAGGTCACGGGCCGTGCCAGCCCCCGCCCCTCGAGCCCCGGGGCATGCCGGGCCTACCGATGCAGGTGGGGCAGTGTGCTACGCCGGTGGCGGGCCTCCCTCCTCTGAAAGGGCTGGCGGCGAGCGAGGtcggcttcctggaggaggcggtGGCGGGCCCAGGGTTCGGAGGCTGGAGCTGGGTTGCAGCCCGGCCTGGGCGCTGGCCTGCGGTCAGTAACCCGGCACGGCCCTATTAGGCCGGCATGGGGAGGGACGCGACCTTCGGCTGGGGCCTAGGTGCAAAGAGGAGAAAGCTGTCCGCTCTGCCTCTGGGCCTGTCGTCATTAAAGATCCAGCCAACTAGTCACACTTCTGACCCGTAGAAGGATACCTGCCCCACATCCACCCTAGGAAACAGAGCTAGTGACTGTCCTACTATCTCAGGCCCCGCTTGAGGCAGCCAGGGGTCCTAGATACATAGTTCATCCCCATGCTTTTCTCAGTTTGGAGAACTTTATTTTGGATGGAGAAACTGCCCTGAATTCACTGGGGGTCTGTGGGAAACGGGGTGGAAGGCCTCTGGCTTAGCTGGTGAGTGGACCTGAGAAGAAAGGGGATGGTATCAGTTTCAGTCCAAACTGTGTGCCCACCCTGCTGTGGCTGTAGGGCAAGGTGGCTGTTGAAAGGGTAATGTGACATCTGGATACCCTTTTCACCCAGCTTTTTCAGTCCCTTCTGCTTGGGACAGCGGCTGGAGAGAGTAATCTCTCCTGGGATTTAGGGGAAGAAATGCAAGCCATGTATGGGAGCAGGTTTACAAGAGAGTGGGAGCTGGCAGGTGAGGCGCCTTAGCCTCAGAACCTTGCCTGGGCAGTGGTAGCACCTGTCTGGGTCCGTTTTTAGCCACAGAGCCTGGTCCTCCTGCTGCTTGTCTCTTCCTGTCTtgccttcctcctccacctcctacTTCTCGGGTGGTGACTAAGCAGCCAGTGAGAGTGAGGAAAAGTGAGCACCCTATGGGCTGGAGCCATGGCTCCTTTCCAGATTGGTAGAGGAATCTGGTCCCAGGACATGGCTGCCTTGACCTGGTGTCTCCTCCTCATTGACGCTTCCATCTTCGCCATTCTGTATAGCAGCCACGTATGGGGCTCAGCCCGAAGTAGTTGCTGCTACTTGCATTATTTATTCCCCCTTCAGAATAGTCTCAGAGTGCCCAGGACTACGTCAAATGGTAGAGGGATGTTGTTTTGTAGGGTTAGGAGTATCCCAGGTTGCTGAGCTCTGGCTGTAACTGAAGAACAGGTAGGTGGGCCCTGGTAGTGATCCCTGGTCCCTTGTTGTTAGGCTGTTGGTTCCTTGCTAGAGAATTTGGCCACAAAGAGTTGCCAAGATAGCTGGGCCAAGAAGAAAGCGCCGTAGCCCTGACCCAGACGCTGTTGCCGACTCTGGGGCACTCTGGCTGTCGACCAAGCGGCTCAAGATGTCTGGCGGGGCTAGTGCTACAGGCCCAAGAAGAGGGCCCCCAGGACTGGAGGAGGCCACCAGTAAGAAGAAGCAGAAGGATCGAGCAAACCAGGAGAACAAGGATGGAGATCCTAGGAGAGGTGGTAATGGCATTCCTCGAGTGCTTGTGGGcatctcctccctccctgttGCTCTTCTTTCTGTCCTGGTCTGATGCTGAGAGAAGGGCCCAAGGCAAGCTGGTTAGAGCCTCAGCTTTGAGGTTGGGGTACTTGGCTGAGATCCTAAAAATAGTGTTTGGTGGGGTGTGGGGTCTTGGAGGCTGCCTCCTCCTCATCCTTTACCTATTCCCTTTGTTGTCAGGGTCAGTGTCCACTCCTCGGGAGGAACAGACCAAAGACGGTGAGTAATGAGCAGGCCTTTTGCGTGCTATAGTGCTAGTGGGAAAGCGGGCACAGGAGGTATAGTCCTCATCTGGAGACCCTCACGGTCTTACTGTCTCTGTCCCTACAGAGTTGTTGCTTGATTGGAGGCAGAGTGCAGATGAAGTGATTGTCAAGCTGCGTGTAGGAGCGGGTCCCCTGCAGCTGGAGGAGGTGAATGCTGCTTTCACGAACACAGACTGTGTGGTGCGGCTTCCAGGTACGTCCTTCCCGCCTGAGCCCAGCAGTATATTGAGTCCCCTGATGTGCCCCATCCCAGCTCACTGCCTCACTCTATCTCCAGATGGTCGGCAGTGGGGTGGTGTTTTCTATGCTGAGATAGAAGGTTTTAGCGCCAAAGTGCAGGCTCGTAAAGGTGGCCTCCTGCAGCTGGCACTGCCCAAGAAGGTGCCTATGCTCACATGGCCCTCTCTCCTGGTAAGTTGCAGAGCAGAGCAGGGTAGGGTCGGGATACCCAATGTCATTGACAGGGCCTGATTGCTGTGTCTTTGGCAGAAGAAACCTCTGGGGACGCAGGAGTTGGTGCCAGGGCTGAAGTGCCAGGAGAATGGGCAGGAGTCGTCTCCCATTGCCCTGGAGCCGGGCCCTGAGCCCCGCCGGGCCAAGCAGGAGGCCCGGAACCAGAAGCGGGCCCAGGGCCGTGGTGAGGTAGGGGCGGGGACTGGCCCTGGGGCCCAAGCGGGGCCCAGTGCCAAGAGGGCTGTGCATCTCCGAAGAGGGCCAGAAGGAGAAGGGTCCAGAGATGGCCCTGGACCCCAGGGCGATGCCCCCATCTTCctggctgagccaaccagccaggtgaGCGTACAGTGCCTGTGTGGGAGTtgggaggtggaggcagggtgTGGACTGCAGTGGGGGGGAGGCACCTGCCAGGCTAGCCCAGGATTGATCTTGCTCACAATCTCGCTGTGAATAGGCTGAGGCTGAGGAACAGCTCCGGGTACCACCATTGAACCCCCAGACCGGCCTCCTGGGCTCAGAGGAGAATCTAGCACTTTTGTCAGGAGAGAAGCCAGTGTCCCCCAGGAATGACCCAGTCTCTCCAGCCATGACCCGAAGCAGAGACCTTGAGAAAGGTGACCGTTCCAAAGAGGAGATGGCGCTGGCAGCAGATGCTGCGTCCTTGGTGGATGGTAAAGGTGGGGCTGGCAGTGGGTAGGCAGAACCCGATGTTGGGCtgcagggtgggtgggtgggtagggagTAGACTAGAAACAGGTGGGAACCTGTCCTGGGTGGTGCTGAGCGGTGGTCTCAACGTAGAGCCCGAGTCCATGGTGAGCCTGCCGTTTGTCAAGAACGACTCCTATGAGAAGGGGCCTGACTCGGTGGTGGTGCACGTGTACGTGAAGGAAATCTGCAGGGACATCTCTCGAGTGCTTTTCCGCGAGCAGGACTTCACCCTGATCTTCCagaccaggtgggtgggtggCAGGAGAGTGGCCAGACAGTGTGCTTCAGGCAGGACAGTGTTTCATGCTCTTCCTCCTGCCCTGCCATGCCTCAACAGGGACGGGAACTTCCTGAGACTGCACCCGGGCTGCGGGCCCCATACCATCTTCCGTTGGCAGGTGAAGCTCAGGTGGGTGGTGCCCAGCCCCACCACTGTGCCTGTCCCACTCTGGGCTCCGTCTCCTGGCGTATCTTGCCACACACCCATTCCACCTAAGTTCCTAAGTCCAGCTTTTTCCTGCAGGAACCTGATTGAGCCAGAGCAGTGTACCTTCTGCTTCACAGCTTCTCGCATTGACATTTGCCTCCGGAAGCGGCAGAGTCAACGCTGGGGGGGGCTGGAGGCCCCAGCTACACGAGGTCTGCACACGAGCTCCCTTCATTGCCCGGCCCACATGACCAGGACCTTCATCCCTTGCCACCTGCTGCTAACCACCAGCCCCCTCATTCCCCCTTTTTAAGGTGCAGTGGGTGGTGCAAAGGTTGCCGTGCCGACAGGCCCAACCCCTCTGGATTCAACGCCACCGGGAGGTGCCCCACACCCCCTGACGGTCCAGGAGGAAGCCCGGGCTGTGGAGAAGGAGAAACCGAAGACTCGATCTGAGGACACAGGCCTGGACGGTGTGGCAGCTCGTACCCCCATGGAACATGTCGCCCCAAAGCCAGAACCTCACTTGGCCTCAGTGAGACTCCTGGGGTCGGGAGGGCCAGGGATGGAGGGTGGAGAGCCGCAGGGCTGCTGTCTCATGCCCCTCTTGCTCCACAGCCCAAGCCCACATGCATGGTGCCTCCAATGCCCCACAGCCCTGTGAGTGGAGACAGtgtggaggaagaagaagaggaagagaagaaggtgtGTCTGCCAGGATTCACTGGCCTTGTCAATCTAGGCAACACCTGCTTCATGAATAGCGTCATTCAATCTCTGTCCAACACTCGGGAGCTCCGGGACTTCTTCCATGGTGAGAGCAGAGCCAGGAGCCCTGGGTTGTGGGCACGGGGTGTTTTCCCCTGCTCATACTTCTGTTTGCCTGCTGTCCCTAGACCGCTCCTTTGAGGCCGAAATCAACTATAACAACCCACTGGGGACAGGTGGGCGTCTAGCCATCGGCTTTGCCGTGCTGCTCCGGGCACTGTGGAAAGGCACCCACCATGCCTTCCAGCCTTCCAAGTTAAAGGTGATCTGTGGCCACTTCCTCCCTTGactggagagaatggggagggctGGTCAGCTGGTTGCGTGGTTGCGTGCAGGGACTCTGTGCTCACACATTTGATCCCTGCATCTAGGCCATTGTGGCGAGCAAGGCCAGCCAGTTCACGGGCTTTGCGCAGCATGATGCCCAGGAGTTCATGGCTTTTCTGCTGGATGGGCTGCATGAGGACCTGAACCGCATTCAGAATAAGCCCTACACGGAGACCGTGGACTCCGATGGCCGGCCCGACGAGGTCAGCAGAGGGGCAGAGGTGGCACATCTCGTGCATATCCCAGTGCCACCTCTCCTTGGTCCTCACCTCTTTTCCCCTCAGGTGGTGGCTGAGGAAGCATGGCAGAGACACAAGATGAGGAATGACTCTTTCATCGTGGACCTGTTCCAGGGCCAGTACAAGTCAAAGCTGGTGTGCCCCATGTGCGCCAAGGTATGTTGTGCTCCCCTAGAAAGAGACCCCTCCTTCGGCCTTGCCAGCCTGGTCAGATGGAAGTCAGAGGCATGTGCACCTCTAGGTGCTGCAGGGCAAGGGCCGGGCGGGGCAGCTGAGGGCAGGCCTTGGACTTCTGTGTGGGCTGCAGAGGTTGGCAGGTTAGGTTTCCTGGCTGAGGTGAACGTGAGGTTTGAGCTCAAAGACAGCCCGTAAGGGGAGGCAGCGGGGTGGGGGAGATCGAAAAGGCTCATGGGAGGCCACGGAGGGGCACACTGATAAGGTGACTAGACTAGGTAGGGTGTCAAGTGCCAGAAAGAGGGACTATTCTCTTTTGGTGGCCCTCCTGGGCTGTACAATGTCCTGAGAGTTTGCTGGCTGGCTGTGTGGCCCCGAGAGCCATTTGATGGCCTGCGCAGTGCCCCCTGTGCATCCGCAGGTCTCCATCACGTTTGACCCGTTCCTCTACCTGCCGGTGCCCTTGCCACAGAAGCAGAAGGTTCTGCCCGTCTTCTATTTTGCCCGGGAGCCCCACAGTAAGCCCATCAAGGTGAGGAGTAAGCTCCTACTGCCGGGGTGTCCTTGAGATCCTGGCCTGCCCACCCCATAGACTGCTCTCTCTGCCACAGTTCCTGGTGAGCATCAGCAAAGAGAACTCCAGTGCGAGCGAGGTGTTGGACTCCCTCTCCCAGAGTGTCCATGTGAAGCCCGAGAACCTGCGTCTGGCCGAGGCATGTCTGTCCTTCCCCCAGCTCTTAAGACTGTGGATTGTGTTCTTATAGCCCCAGACACCGGTGGGCGGTCACTGGCACCTGTACCCGGACACATGAGTGTGCACGTGACCGCATCAGAAGGGGTGGTGTGTTACTGGTTGAGGCCCAGTGGAAAGCAGGCGTCTGGGCTGTGCAGCACAGGGGCCTGTTCCCAGCCGCTGTCAGGGTTCACTGCCTCTTTGGCGGTGTCCTCCAACTGCTTTTCCCTTTGCAAACAAGGGAAGTGCGGGACTGGCCTTCCACCAGCTATAGTTCTTCCATCGGCTGCTCCTGCATATTGTCCCAGCTTTGTGTGCTGGTCTTCTCCAAAGGTCCCTAGTTTCCCGTGTGGCCGTGCTCTTTTCCTGAGAGGGCTGGGGGTAGGGAGGCACCTCCTTGGATGGGGCCGTCGGTGGTAACCACGGTGCAGTCTCAGCACAGCCCCTCTGAATGAGAGCACAGTAGAGACCCCCAGTGTGGAGGGCTGGTGTCGTTGACACCTGCTCCAGTCCTGGTCTGTCAGCATCTCTGAAGCACCAGGCTGCTTAGCTCAGTGGGCGCTAAAGCTGGTGCTAGTGGGGCCTCTGCTTCTATTGGGCCACagttcccacccctccccccacagacCCTGGATCAGAGCCAGGCCTTCTCCCTGTCCTCTGGGAAGGGCTCGTCATATAGAATCTGTGTGTTCTCTGTCTCAGGTGATTAAGAATCGTTTCCATCGTGTGTTCTTGCCCTCCCACTCCCTGGACACTGTGTCCCCATCGGACATACTCCTCTGCTTTGAGCTGTTGTCCCCAGAGCTGGCTAAGGAGCGGGTGGTGGTGCTCGAGGTGCAGCAGGTAAGTCAAGGCCAACCTGATGCCACAGGGTCTGGGGGGGGCATTCCCACCTGGCCTGGCCTTGCTGAGCCAGACACCCCACCCTAGCGCCCCCAGGTGCCCAGCATTCCCATCTCCAAGTGCGCAGCCTGCCAACGGAAGCAACAGTCCGAGGATGAGAAGCTGAAACGCTGTACTCGGTGCTACCGCGTGGGCTACTGCAACCAGTGAGGACCCCCAcggtctgcccctcccctcccgcctGCCACCCACCTCCCTTCCGCATGTTTTAAGCCTTGGAAGAGGCAGAACTGGCGTTTTCCAGGGCCAGAGGCTAGCCCCT
This window of the Saccopteryx bilineata isolate mSacBil1 chromosome 10, mSacBil1_pri_phased_curated, whole genome shotgun sequence genome carries:
- the USP19 gene encoding ubiquitin carboxyl-terminal hydrolase 19 isoform X3, with amino-acid sequence MSGGASATGPRRGPPGLEEATSKKKQKDRANQENKDGDPRRGGSVSTPREEQTKDELLLDWRQSADEVIVKLRVGAGPLQLEEVNAAFTNTDCVVRLPDGRQWGGVFYAEIEGFSAKVQARKGGLLQLALPKKVPMLTWPSLLKPLGTQELVPGLKCQENGQESSPIALEPGPEPRRAKQEARNQKRAQGRGEVGAGTGPGAQAGPSAKRAVHLRRGPEGEGSRDGPGPQGDAPIFLAEPTSQAEAEEQLRVPPLNPQTGLLGSEENLALLSGEKPVSPRNDPVSPAMTRSRDLEKGDRSKEEMALAADAASLVDGKEPESMVSLPFVKNDSYEKGPDSVVVHVYVKEICRDISRVLFREQDFTLIFQTRDGNFLRLHPGCGPHTIFRWQVKLRNLIEPEQCTFCFTASRIDICLRKRQSQRWGGLEAPATRGAVGGAKVAVPTGPTPLDSTPPGGAPHPLTVQEEARAVEKEKPKTRSEDTGLDGVAARTPMEHVAPKPEPHLASPKPTCMVPPMPHSPVSGDSVEEEEEEEKKVCLPGFTGLVNLGNTCFMNSVIQSLSNTRELRDFFHDRSFEAEINYNNPLGTGGRLAIGFAVLLRALWKGTHHAFQPSKLKAIVASKASQFTGFAQHDAQEFMAFLLDGLHEDLNRIQNKPYTETVDSDGRPDEVVAEEAWQRHKMRNDSFIVDLFQGQYKSKLVCPMCAKVSITFDPFLYLPVPLPQKQKVLPVFYFAREPHSKPIKFLVSISKENSSASEVLDSLSQSVHVKPENLRLAEVIKNRFHRVFLPSHSLDTVSPSDILLCFELLSPELAKERVVVLEVQQRPQVPSIPISKCAACQRKQQSEDEKLKRCTRCYRVGYCNQLCQKTHWPDHKGLCRPENIGYPFLVSVPASRLTYARLAQLLEGYARYSVSVFQPPFQPGRMALESQGPGCTSLHSTSSLEAGDSEREPISIQPPELQPVTPVAEGDTVVPRAWAAPDRVPAPSTSGISPEILASGPIEVGSLPAGERVSRPEAAVPGYQHPSEAMNSHTPQFFIYKIDASNREQRLEDKGDTPLDLGDDCSLALVWRNNERLQEFVLVASKELECAEDLGSAGEAARAGHFTLDQCLTLFTRPEVLAPEEAWYCPQCKQHREASKQLLLWRLPNVLIVQLKRFSFRSFIWRDKINDLVEFPVRNLDLSKFCIGQKEEQLPSYDLYAVINHYGGMIGGHYTACARLPNDRSSQRSDVGWRLFDDSTVTTVDESQVVTRYAYVLFYRRRNSPVERPPRAGTSEHLPDMGPAAEAAASQASRIWQELEAEEEPVPEGPAPLGPWGPQDWVGPPPRGPTTADEGCLRYFVLGTVAALVALVLNVFYPLVSQSRWR
- the USP19 gene encoding ubiquitin carboxyl-terminal hydrolase 19 isoform X10 yields the protein MSGGASATGPRRGPPGLEEATSKKKQKDRANQENKDGDPRRGGSVSTPREEQTKDELLLDWRQSADEVIVKLRVGAGPLQLEEVNAAFTNTDCVVRLPDGRQWGGVFYAEIEGFSAKVQARKGGLLQLALPKKVPMLTWPSLLKKPLGTQELVPGLKCQENGQESSPIALEPGPEPRRAKQEARNQKRAQGRGEVGAGTGPGAQAGPSAKRAVHLRRGPEGEGSRDGPGPQGDAPIFLAEPTSQAEAEEQLRVPPLNPQTGLLGSEENLALLSGEKPVSPRNDPVSPAMTRSRDLEKGDRSKEEMALAADAASLVDGKEPESMVSLPFVKNDSYEKGPDSVVVHVYVKEICRDISRVLFREQDFTLIFQTRDGNFLRLHPGCGPHTIFRWQVKLRNLIEPEQCTFCFTASRIDICLRKRQSQRWGGLEAPATRGAVGGAKVAVPTGPTPLDSTPPGGAPHPLTVQEEARAVEKEKPKTRSEDTGLDGVAARTPMEHVAPKPEPHLASPKPTCMVPPMPHSPVSGDSVEEEEEEEKKVCLPGFTGLVNLGNTCFMNSVIQSLSNTRELRDFFHDRSFEAEINYNNPLGTGGRLAIGFAVLLRALWKGTHHAFQPSKLKAIVASKASQFTGFAQHDAQEFMAFLLDGLHEDLNRIQNKPYTETVDSDGRPDEVVAEEAWQRHKMRNDSFIVDLFQGQYKSKLVCPMCAKVSITFDPFLYLPVPLPQKQKVLPVFYFAREPHSKPIKFLVSISKENSSASEVLDSLSQSVHVKPENLRLAEVIKNRFHRVFLPSHSLDTVSPSDILLCFELLSPELAKERVVVLEVQQRPQVPSIPISKCAACQRKQQSEDEKLKRCTRCYRVGYCNQLCQKTHWPDHKGLCRPENIGYPFLVSVPASRLTYARLAQLLEGYARYSVSVFQPPFQPGRMALESQGPGCTSLHSTSSLEAGDSEREPISIQPPELQPVTPVAEGDTVVPRAWAAPDRVPAPSTSGISPEILASGPIEVGSLPAGERVSRPEAAVPGYQHPSEAMNSHTPQFFIYKIDASNREQRLEDKGDTPLDLGDDCSLALVWRNNERLQEFVLVASKELECAEDLGSAGEAARAGHFTLDQCLTLFTRPEVLAPEEAWYCPQCKQHREASKQLLLWRLPNVLIVQLKRFSFRSFIWRDKINDLVEFPVRNLDLSKFCIGQKEEQLPSYDLYAVINHYGGMIGGHYTACARLPNDRSSQRSDVGWRLFDDSTVTTVDESQVVTRYAYVLFYRRRNSPVERPPRAGTSEHLPDMGPAAEAAASQGLGPGPAPEVAPTRTAPERFAPPVDCPAPTYSNMEEVD